In a genomic window of Rhododendron vialii isolate Sample 1 chromosome 12a, ASM3025357v1:
- the LOC131309937 gene encoding ribulose-1,5 bisphosphate carboxylase/oxygenase large subunit N-methyltransferase, chloroplastic, whose protein sequence is MATLFSLSPSPPFSSFLSPVVKTPSFQKRPQKTLHCTARPLSVTSNILSPEPDPLPPAVQTFWKWVSGEGLISSKKCPVKPAIVPEGLGLVAQRDIGRNEVVLEVPKKFWINPDTVSASEVGSVCGGLKPWISVALFLIREKKLREESMWRYYLDILPQFTDSTIYWSEEELSEIQGTQLLSTTIGVKEYVQSEFEKVEEEVILPHKKLFPFPITCDDFLWAFGILRSRAFSRLRGQNLVLIPIADLINHNPSITTEEYAWEIKGGGLFSRDVLFSLRSPVSVKAGEQVMIQYDLDKSNAELALDYGFIESRPERNAYTLTLQISESDEFFGDKLDIAESNDLGETAYFDITLGQSLPPKMIPYLRLVALRGTDAFLLESIFRNAVWGHLELPISHANEELICQVVRAACSSALSGYHTTIEEDEKLMEGWNLDRRLQIAVGNRAGEKKVLQQIDGIFKERELELNELEYYQERRLKDLGLVGEQGDIIFWEPK, encoded by the exons ATGgccactctcttctctctctctccatctcctccattttcttctttcctttcaccTGTTGTAAAGACCCCATCATTCCAAAAAAGACCCCAAAAAACCCTCCACTGCACTGCAAGACCCCTCTCCGTAACCTCCAATATCCTCTCACCTGAACCCGACCCACTGCCGCCGGCCGTCCAAACCTTCTGGAAATGGGTCTCCGGCGAAGGCCTCATATCCTCCAAAAAGTGTCCGGTGAAGCCGGCTATCGTGCCGGAAGGCCTGGGACTGGTGGCTCAGAGGGACATTGGGAGAAACGAGGTCGTTTTGGAGGTGCCCAAGAAGTTCTGGATAAACCCGGATACGGTATCGGCTTCAGAAGTTGGGAGTGTGTGTGGTGGGTTGAAGCCTTGGATTTCTGTCGCCCTGTTTCTCATCAGAGAGAAGAAATTGAGGGAGGAGTCTATGTGGCGGTATTACCTTGATATTCTTCCCCAGTTCACTGATTCTACTATATATTG GTCAGAAGAGGAGCTCTCTGAAATTCAAG GAACTCAGTTATTAAGCACGACAATTGGTGTGAAAGAATATGTGCAGAGTGAATTTGAAAAGGTGGAAGAAGAAGTCATACTTCCTCACAAGAAGCTTTTCCCCTTCCCTATAACATGTGATGATTTTCTGTGGGCATTTGGGATTCTCAGGTCAAGAGCATTTTCTCGCCTTCGTGGACAAAATCTTGTTTTGATCCCTATCGCAGACTTG ATAAACCACAACCCCAGCATAACAACAGAGGAATATGCATGGGAAATCAAAGGAGGTGGACTTTTCTCTAGGGACGTTCTATTTTCTTTACGGTCCCCAGTATCAGTGAAGGCTGGTGAGCAG GTAATGATACAATACGATCTCGACAAGAGCAATGCTGAGTTGGCTCTGGATTACGGATTCATAGAATCAAGGCCAGAGCGCAATGCATATACCTTAACACTACAAATATCTGAATCAGACGAGTTTTTTGGGGACAAGCTGGACATCGCTGAATCAAATGATCTAGGTGAAACTGCTTACTTTGACATCACTTTAGGCCAGTCTCTTCCACCCAAGATGATTCCATATCTACGGCTGGTAGCACTTAGGGGAACGGATGCTTTTCTCCTAGAATCGATATTCAGAAATGCTGTTTGGGGCCACCTTGAATTGCCCATAAGTCATGCCAATGAAGAGCTCATATGCCAAGTTGTCCGAGCTGCTTGCAGCTCTGCTCTCTCTGGCTATCATACCACCATTGAAGAG GATGAGAAATTGATGGAAGGTTGGAATCTTGACCGAAGGCTTCAGATAGCAGTTGGGAATCGAGCAGGAGAGAAGAAGGTGCTGCAACAAATAGATGGAATATTCAAGGAGAGGGAATTAGAACTGAATGAGTTGGAATATTACCAAGAAAGGAGGCTCAAGGATCTTGGCCTAGTTGGGGAGCAAGGTGATATAATATTCTGGGAGCCGAAGTAG